The following proteins are co-located in the Candidatus Competibacteraceae bacterium genome:
- a CDS encoding class I SAM-dependent methyltransferase has translation MDFDVKAKEWDNDPVKLERAAAVAAAIRNRVRLSPDLSALEYGCGTGLLSFALSRELGSITLADSSAGMLAVLREKIAASGADHLRPMRLDLTVDPLPAERYDLIYTLMTLHHVSDVDRILRDFHALLRPDGVLCIADLDREDGSFHGAGFDGHHGFEREALRDRLARAGFGEIQFETCYMMRKPQGEGAREYPVFLAVARKG, from the coding sequence ATGGATTTCGACGTAAAAGCCAAAGAGTGGGACAACGATCCAGTCAAGCTGGAGCGAGCGGCCGCGGTGGCGGCGGCGATACGGAACCGGGTTCGGTTGTCGCCGGATCTGAGTGCCCTGGAGTACGGCTGCGGGACGGGGCTGTTAAGTTTTGCCCTGAGTCGGGAGTTGGGTTCCATCACGCTGGCGGACAGTTCGGCGGGGATGTTGGCGGTGTTGCGGGAGAAGATCGCGGCTAGCGGCGCGGATCACTTGCGGCCGATGCGCCTGGATCTGACGGTCGATCCGTTGCCGGCCGAACGCTACGACCTGATCTACACCCTGATGACGCTGCACCATGTGTCCGATGTGGATCGAATTCTGCGGGATTTCCATGCGCTGTTGCGGCCGGATGGGGTGTTGTGCATCGCCGATCTGGATCGCGAGGACGGTTCCTTCCACGGTGCCGGGTTCGACGGTCACCACGGCTTCGAGCGGGAGGCGTTGCGAGACCGGCTGGCGCGGGCCGGATTTGGCGAGATCCAGTTCGAGACCTGCTACATGATGCGCAAACCACAAGGCGAGGGTGCGCGGGAGTATCCGGTGTTCCTGGCGGTGGCCCGCAAGGGTTAG
- a CDS encoding ferredoxin family protein: MTFVVTENCIKCKYTDCVEVCPVDCFHEGPNFLVIDPDECIDCTLCEPECPAQAIFAEDDVPAGQEHFLALNAELTKQWPVITEKKDAPPDAADWDGKPDKLPHLER; encoded by the coding sequence ATGACGTTCGTCGTTACCGAAAACTGCATCAAGTGCAAGTACACCGACTGCGTGGAAGTCTGTCCGGTGGACTGCTTCCACGAGGGACCGAATTTTCTGGTCATCGATCCCGACGAGTGCATCGATTGCACCCTGTGCGAGCCCGAATGCCCGGCGCAGGCGATCTTTGCCGAAGACGATGTCCCGGCCGGCCAGGAACATTTCCTGGCGCTCAACGCCGAACTGACCAAACAATGGCCGGTGATCACCGAAAAGAAGGACGCACCGCCCGACGCGGCGGACTGGGACGGTAAGCCCGACAAGCTGCCTCATCTCGAACGCTGA
- a CDS encoding HNH nuclease family protein, translated as MKSRTPSSSGGKLDQIVAAARRGREQRERDYREQALKLYPWICGRCAREFNRQNLHELTVHHRDHDHDHNPPDGSNWELLCLYCHDNEHQRREEALAQDGSGGSGHSVGGGATHNPFANLKALLGDSQDEKTK; from the coding sequence ATGAAATCCAGAACCCCTTCCTCCAGCGGCGGCAAGCTGGACCAGATCGTGGCCGCCGCCCGGCGTGGCCGGGAACAGCGCGAGCGCGATTACCGCGAGCAGGCGTTGAAGCTTTATCCATGGATCTGCGGGCGCTGCGCGCGCGAGTTCAACCGCCAGAACCTGCACGAGCTGACGGTACACCACCGCGACCACGACCACGACCACAACCCGCCGGACGGCAGCAACTGGGAACTGTTGTGCCTCTACTGCCACGACAACGAACATCAGCGCCGCGAAGAGGCGCTGGCCCAGGATGGGAGCGGCGGCTCGGGCCACTCGGTCGGCGGCGGCGCGACCCACAACCCGTTCGCGAATCTGAAAGCCTTGCTGGGCGATAGCCAGGACGAAAAAACGAAATAG
- a CDS encoding DNA-3-methyladenine glycosylase I — protein MASQADGSGSRPASPPYPAEFQVRERCAWCGTDPLYLAYHDHEWGVPLHDDRRLFEMLVLEGAQAGLNWLTILRKREGYRRAFENFDPERIARYDDRDTARLLADSGIVRNRLKIAAAVRNAQNFLAIQERHGGFGAFLWRYVGSIPKQNGWRSLAEVPARTPEAEAMSRDLKRLGFGFVGPTICYAFMQATGMVNDHTTDCFRHRELGGQAD, from the coding sequence ATGGCGTCCCAAGCCGATGGGTCCGGCTCGCGACCGGCTTCCCCGCCGTATCCAGCCGAGTTCCAAGTTCGCGAACGCTGTGCCTGGTGCGGTACCGATCCGCTGTACCTGGCCTATCACGACCACGAATGGGGCGTGCCGCTCCACGACGACCGGCGGCTGTTCGAGATGCTGGTGCTCGAAGGCGCGCAGGCCGGCCTCAACTGGCTGACCATCCTGCGCAAGCGCGAGGGCTACCGCCGGGCCTTCGAGAACTTCGACCCGGAACGGATCGCCCGCTACGACGACCGGGACACCGCCCGGCTGCTGGCCGACTCCGGCATCGTGCGCAACCGCCTCAAGATCGCGGCGGCGGTTCGCAACGCCCAGAATTTTCTGGCGATTCAGGAACGGCACGGCGGGTTTGGAGCCTTCCTGTGGCGCTATGTCGGTTCCATCCCCAAGCAAAACGGCTGGCGCTCGCTGGCCGAAGTGCCGGCGCGCACGCCGGAGGCGGAAGCGATGAGCCGGGATCTGAAGCGGTTGGGATTCGGGTTCGTCGGGCCGACCATTTGCTATGCCTTCATGCAGGCCACCGGCATGGTCAACGATCACACCACCGACTGCTTTCGCCACCGGGAACTGGGGGGACAGGCCGACTAA